Sequence from the Methanobrevibacter arboriphilus genome:
AATGGTAAAATTATATTAAAGAATAAAAATGAGTTAGAAATATAATTAGTGAAAACATAATATAACACAAAATTCAACACAGCAACTCTAATAACTAAAATATAAAACTTTCTCTTTGCTTTATTTTTATCTTCATCGAACTTATTGTCAACTTCTTCTTTATTGGGAATTTTATCAGTTTTCATATACTTTTTAAGCTTTTTAATCCCCTTTTCACCACTTCTAAATTTTCTCTTAAGATTATATAGTTTAATATATCTAAAAACTATAAATATTGAAAAGATAACAGCAACATAAGCGAAAATAAAAAAGGGAGATTGTATAATTGATAACTCAGGAGAATAAGAAACATTTTCACCTACAAATGTAAATGATGGCATCAATAGAAAATTTCTACTTATAATTGTTCTCACTATAATGAACAAAAATATTCCAACAAGTAGAATAATCTGCAGATAAAGTCTTCTAGTTTCCTCGACAATAA
This genomic interval carries:
- a CDS encoding 2TM domain-containing protein, translating into MSTNTKYQKAKIIVEETRRLYLQIILLVGIFLFIIVRTIISRNFLLMPSFTFVGENVSYSPELSIIQSPFFIFAYVAVIFSIFIVFRYIKLYNLKRKFRSGEKGIKKLKKYMKTDKIPNKEEVDNKFDEDKNKAKRKFYILVIRVAVLNFVLYYVFTNYISNSFLFFNIILPFSILTLIYRYLLLFHADKKFLGEKWENEKIEYYISEFN